Sequence from the Piscinibacter sp. HJYY11 genome:
AGGCCGGTGGCCCGGGCGATGGCCTGCGCGGTCTGGTGCGCGCGCTGCAGGTCGCTCGCATAGATCGCGTGCAGGCCTTCGTCGGCCACCGCGGCGGCCAGGCGGCCGGCCTGCCAGTGGCCGGTGTCGTTCAAGGGGATGTCGAGCTGGCCCTGGATGCGGGTGTCGACGTTCCAGGCAGTCTCGCCGTGACGGATGGCGAGCACCCGGGTGACGTGGTTCATCAAGCGAGAAACTTCTTGTTCAAGGTGTAGAGGCCGACGTAGGACGCACGGGCCAGCACGTGGGGGGCGATGGCCTCGCGCAGCTGGGCGCCGGTGAAGGCACCCTCGACCGCGACCTTCGGCACCGACAGCGCATACAGCGTGAAGACGTACTGGTGCAGCAGCGCGTCGTTGAAGGGCGGGAAACAGCCGTCGTAGCCGAAGTACTGGCCGGCCATCGCCGGGTCGCCGGCGAACCAGCCGGTGTAGTCGTTGAGGCCGTGCCGTGCGCCGTGCAGGGTGGCCGGGCCCGGCTTGCCTTTCGGCGTCAGGCCGCCGCTGCTGAACTCGCCTTCCCGGATCTCGCGCAGGCTCGCCGGCAGGTCGGTGAGCACCCAGTGGAAGAAGTCGGTGCGCGGCAAATCGCTCGGCACCTCGCGGTCGGGCTTGTTGACGTCGTCGCCCTTGCTGGGCACGTCGCCGTCATGGCAGATCAGTGCGAACGACTGGGTGCCGGCGGGCACCTCGCTCCACGCGAACTGCGGGTTCACGTTGTCGGACATCGTGGGCCCCTCCGCCCCGGGCTTGCCGGCGGCATAGCGGGTGGGGATGAAGGCCCCGTTCTTCCAGCTGGTGCTCGTGAGCTTCATGCGATCAGACTCCCCACACGATGTTTTCGTTGGCCGCATGGGCCCGCTTCATCATCTCGACCAGCGGCCACGCGCGCTGACGCAGCGAGATGCCGTCGCCCTTGCCGGGCTTCGCGTCGTCGTCCTCGGCGGCTTCCTTGCGGGCCGCGTCTTCCGCGGCGATGGCGGCTTCGAGCGCCTTCATCGCGGCCGGCATCTGCGCCGGCTCGATGATGCCCTTGGCCGACGGCTCCTTGCCGATCAGGCGCAGCACCTGGTCGCCGCTCGGGCCCATCATGATCACGTCACCGGCAGCCTTCGACTTGAACTTGTAGATCATCGGTAGATGTACTCGCGGTTGAACGGGAACCGCGATTGTGCGCCTCGCATGTTGCCCGTCGTCATGTCGTGGTCAGGACGGGTGGCCAGCATCTGCTGCAGCGAGATCCAGCCCTGCTCGAAGCTCATGGCGCAGCCGGCCAGGTAGAGCCGGTAGGCCCGCACCACGCTTTCGCGCGTGAGGTCGCGCGCCTTCACGAGCTGAGACTCGAGCCGGTCGCTCCAGGCCCACAGCGTGCGGGCGTAGTGCGGTCGCAGGTTCTCCATGTCGACCGGCTCCAGCCCGGCCTCGCTCATCACCTTGAGCACGTGTGACAGGTGCATCAGCTCCCCGCCCGGGAAGATGTAGCGCTCGATGAACTCGCCCATGCCGGCGCCGAGCTGGTGGTTGCGCGTGCCGCCGGCGGTGATGCCGTGGTTCATCAGCAAGCCGCCCGGTTTGAGCAGGCGGCGCACCTGGTGGAAGTAGACCGGCAGGTTGGCATGGCCCACGTGTTCGAACATGCCGACCGAGGCGATGCTGTCGTAGGGCTCACCCTCCGGCAGGTCGCGGTAGTCGCAGAGGTTCATCGTCACCCGCCCGCGCAGGCCTCGTTCGTCGATCAGCCGGTTGACGTGGGCGTGCTGGTTCTTCGAGAGCGTGATGCCGTCGGCGCGCACGCCGTAGTGCTCGGCCGCCCACAGCAGCAGGCCGCCCCAGCCGGCGCCGATGTCGAGGAAGCGCTCGCCCTCGCGCAGCATCAGCTTCCGGCAGATGTGGTCGAGCTTGGCGGCCTGCGCGCCGTCGAGCGTCATCGCGGGGTCTTTCCAGTAGGCACAGGAGTAGACGCGCCGCTCGTCGAGCCACAGCGCATAGAACTCGTCGGACACGTCGTAGTGGAACTGCACCTGCTGCGCATCCGCATCGAGCTGGTGCCGCACGCGCGACTTCACGGTGCGCATGAGGTTGCTCCACCAGGTGAGCGGCCGCGCCGCGTCGCCGGCCAGCGGGGCGTCGCCCACCAGCACGGCGGCCACCTCCATCAGGTCGCGCATGCTGCCGTCGATGTCGAGCCGGCCCTCGACGTAGGCCTCGGCCACGTGGCCGATCTGGCCGGTGGCGAGGTGGGCCAGGGGTGCCAGCTCGTGCAGCCTCAGGGTGACCGCGGGGTCGGCACTGCCGAGGCGCCGCCCGCCCGGCAGCACCACCGCCAGCGGCACGCCCTGGGGTGCCAGACGTTGTTCAAGGGCTCGTTCGATCGCTTGCATCGTTCGTCACCTCGCTCGGCCTGACGCAATGGTATGAAAATCGCATCGCCAGCACCCACCGCAATCCTGACGGGAACGCCATGAAATGGTTTCGCTTTGGCCCGGAAGGGCATGAACGCATCGGGGCCTTGGACGCCTCCGGGCAGTTGAGGGACCTGTCGGCCGATGTGCCCGACCTGCACCTGCCCAGCCTCGGGCTCGACGGGCTCAGGCGCCTGTCGAAGCTGAAGCCCGAGGCCTACCCGCTGGTGCCGGGCAAGCCGCGCCTGGGCGTGCCCTACACCGGCATCAGCAAGTTCGTCGCCATCGGACTCAACTACGCCGACCACGCGGCCGAAGCCGGCCTGCCCCTGCCGAAGGAGCCCATCGTCTTCCTGAAGGCGACCACCTGCATCAGCGGCCCCGACGACCCGGTGCTGCTGCCGCCCGGCAGCGTGAAGACCGACTGGGAGGTCGAGCTCGGCGTGGTGATCGGCCGCACGGCACGCCACGTGAGCGAAGGCGAAGCCCTGTCGTACGTGGCCGGCTACAGCGTGGTGAACGACGTGTCGGAGCGCGAATACCAGATCGAGCGCGGCGGCACCTGGGACAAGGGCAAGGGCTGCGACACCTTCGGCCCCATCGGTCCCTACCTCGTGACGTCCGACGAGGTGCCCGACCCGCAGGCGCTCGACCTGTGGCTGGACGTGAACGACGTGCGCCGCCAGAGCGGCAGCACCGCCACCATGATCTTCGGCGTGGCCCAGATCGTGAGCTACGTGAGCCGCTTCATGACGCTCCTGCCCGGCGACATCATCTGCACCGGCACGCCGCCCGGGGTGGGCATGGGCATGAAGCCGCCGCGCTTCCTGAAACCTGGCGACGTGATGAGGCTCGGCATCACCGGCCTGGGCGAGCAGCGGCAGGTGGTGAAGTAGCTACTTCTTGATGAGCCGCACCGGCGCCTTGGTCGCCGCCGGTGCCGCGGCCACGCCCACCCGCGCCTCGAACGAGGCCCCGTCGAGCGCGGGCGCATAAAGGTAACCCTGGAACTCGTCGCAGCCGGCGTCGAGCAGGAACTGCCGCTGCGGCTCGGTCTCCACGCCTTCGGCGATCACCGTGAGGTTCATCGCGCGGCCGAGCTGGACGATGGCGTTGACCAGGGCCTGGTCGCTGGTGTCGCCCGGCAGGTGGCTCACGAAGCTGCGGTCGATCTTGAGCCGGTGGATGGGGAAGCGCTTCAGGTAGCCGAGGCTCGAGTAGCCGGTGCCGAAGTCGTCGATCGCGAGGCCCACGCCCAGTTCATGCAGCGCCTGCAGGCGGTGCAGCGCGTCTTCCGCGTCGCGGATCAGGATGCTCTCGGTGAGCTCCAGCTCCAGCAGCTCGGGCGGCAGGCCAGCCGCGGTGAGCTCGTGCTGCACGCGCCCGATGAAGTCGGGCTGCTGGAACTGCAGCGCCGACACGTTGATCGACACCGGCATCACGATGCCGCGCGCACGCCACGCGGCCGCCTGGCGCACGGCCTGCGACAGCACCCAGTCGCCGATCGGGATGATGAAGCCGCTCTCCTCGGCCACGGGGATGAACTCGCCCGGCGACACCTCGCCCAGCACCGGGTCGCGCCAGCGGATCAGCGCCTCGGCCCCGATCACCGCGCCCGTCTTCAGGTCGACCTGCGGCTGGAAATGCAGGCGGAAGAGCCCGCTCACCAGTGCCTGGCGCATGGCGTGGTCCATCTGCATGCGCGAGTGGCGGCTGCCCTCGGTCTGGGCCTGGTGGAAGCGGAAGCTCGCGCGGCCCGAGTCCTTGGCGCGCTGCATGGCCGACGCGGCACCGCGCATCAGCGCGTCGAGGGTGTTGCCGTCGGCCGGGCAGAGCGCCACGCCGATGCTGCAGGTGACGGTGAAGCTGTCGCCGCCCTCGGTCGTGAACGGCCGGCCCATGGCGTCGATCAGGCGGCGTGCGGTAGCTTCGGCGCCGGCGGAGTCGGCCTGGTGGGCGAGCAGCACGAACTCGTCGCCGCCCAGGCGCGCCACCGTGTCGACGTTGCGCAGGCAGGACCTGATGCGCTCGGTCACCTCCAGCAGCACCCGGTCGCCGGCGCTCATGCCCAGCGTGTCGTTGACGTGCTTGAAGCGGTCGAGGTTGAGCACCATCAGCGCGAAGGGCTGGCCGTTGCGCTGCGCCATCGCAAGCGCGAACTCCACGCGGTCTTCGAGCAGCCGGCGGTTGGGCAGGCCGGTCAGCGCGTCGGTGTGCGAGAGCTGCTCGATGCGCGCCTGCGCGGCGAGCTGCTCGGTGACGTCGCGAAAGGAAAACACGCGCCCGATCGGCTGGCCGCGGCTGCATTGCGGCAGCGTCACGCGCTCGAGCACCTTGCCCGAGTGCAGCGTGAGCGTGTCGCTCGCCTGCAGCAAGGCGGCGTCGAGGATGGCGTTCAGGCGGCGGGTGTACTGGTCGCCATCCGTCACGCTGCGGCGCATCCAGTCCTGCACCGCGCGGTCGTCGCGCTGGGTGAGCAGCTCGTCGGGCAGGCCCCACATCGTGGCGAAGCGGCGGTTGAAGTTGCGTATCGCGCCGGAGAGATCGGTCACCAGGATGCCGTCGGCGCTCGACTCCAGCGTCGCCCGCAGCTCGGCCACGCGCGTGTCGAGCTCTTCTTCGGCGGCGCGCTGGGCGCTGAGGTCGCGCAGGGTGACGATCAGCACCTCGCTGCCGCTCATCTGGCCGATGCGGCTCACGCGCCGCGTGACCGGCACGATGCTGCCGTCGAAGCGGCGCACCACCGAGTCGGAGAGGATGGCCTCCGACAGGCCGGCGCGGGCCTCGTCCCAGAAGGCGAAGTCTTCGGCGGTGGCGCTCAGGTCGGTGGCGGCCCGGCCGCGCAGCGACCAGGCGTCAATGCCCAGCAACTGACCGGTGGCGGTGTTGGCGGCGAGGATGGTGAGGGTCTGGGCGTCGACCAGCCAGACGGGGTCGAGCAAGCCCTCGATCAGGGCCGACCAGTGTTCGAGTGCGGAAGGTTTCCCGGCGGCGCTCACGCCGCTTCCTCGAGGGGCACGACGTCGGGCTCGAAGAAATACGCGACGCGCGTGCGCGGCGACAGGTAGTCGAGCGACTCGGTCGGCAGCTGCTGCGGCTTGAGGCTGCGGCGGATGCCCAGGCGCGGCTCGTTTTCCAGGTTGAGCAGCAGCGCTTCGTCGCGCGGCACCTTGGGCTCGTGCACCATCACCCGCGGCTTGAGCGGTCGCGCCGAGTTGACCGAGACGACCATCGCGTAGCGGTCGTCGGTGAGCTGCACCACCGAGCCCGGCGGGTACACGCCCATCATCTTGATGAAGCCGCCGAGGATGGCGGTGTCGTAGCGGTTCTTGCCCTGGGCGAAGAGCAGCGACAAGGCCTCGTGCGGCGTGAGCGCGCGCGAGGGCAGGTGCGGGTTGCACATGTTGTCGTAGCGGTTGACCAGCGAGACGATGCGCGAGCCGATCGTCATGCGGTCGCTGTTGAGCTTGAGCGGGAAGCCGCTGCCATCGGCATGCTCGTGGTGCTGCGCGATCACGAGCGTGGCACCGGCGCTCAGGCCCATCTTCTTGGCGAGCGCCACGCCGTGGGCCACGTGCTCCTGGTAGAACTGGTTTTCCGCCGGCGTGAAATGCTCTTCGCGGTGGCGCACACGCTCGGGCAGCTCGATCTTGCCGATGTCGTGCAGCATCGAGCCCACGCCCACGTCCAGCATCTCGGCGGCCGAGAGGCCGAAGGTCTTGCCCATCAGCAGCGAGATCACCGCCACGTTGACGGCATGCAGCGAGGCCTTGTCGCCGGCCGCCTCGGTCAAGAGGCGGATGCACATCTCCTGCTGGCCGATCATCTTGTCGACGAAGGCCTGGGCCAGGGCTTCGGTCTGCTCGCGGGCCTCGGCCGGCCGCGTGACCACGGCGTCGGACGCGCGCTTGCAGGCGCTGGTGGCTTCGGCGAACTGCTGCTCGCAGACCCGCAGCGACTCGCGCTGTGCGGCCAGCGCGTCGCGGCGCTGGCGCCGCTCGGCGGCTTCGGGGCTCTCGGGAATCGGCTCGACGGCGGCCTCGGCCGGCACCGTGTCGTGCAGCGACGCGTCATCCGCCGCGTGCGGATGCGTCAGGCTCGCGACCGCCGCGGGGTCGCTCTTGTCGGGGCTCCAGCGCACGCGTTGCTTGCCGAGCGAGCGGATGGTGGCGATCTGGGCCGACGAACCGATCTTGAAGCTGCTCAGCGGAAACGGATGCGACATCCATCCTCCATCGAGATGCACAAACATCCCGATCCGCAGCTGGGCCACGTCGATCAGTGTGGGTGTAGGTACTTCTTTCATGCCGGTAGCCTGGTGGGCTCCGTGTATGTCTTTGCTTATGCGACCTTTTCGGTCGCCAGCTCCCTGAACTTGAACCGATTATGTTCAGCGCGCCGTGGGCCGCACCTGCTAGTTCTGACAGTGCTGCAGTGCCACACGCGACGTGTGTGCGGTATTGCGCAGAGTGCATTCGTGCCCTACGTGGGATTGCGGATGCCCACCCTCTTCAAGTTGGCCTAACGCTCGATCCGTGTCGACAACACGATGGCGGAGGTCGTGCGCTCCACACCGTCGAGCGCGCCGATGCGGTCGATCAGCGCGTCGAGTTCGCCGATCGAGTGCGCCGCGACGACCGCGATCAGGTCGAACGGCCCGCTGACCGAGTGCAGCACCCGCACCTCGGCGATGCGGCGCAGCGCCTGCTCGATGGCCGCGCTCTGCCGCGGCGCCACGGTAATGAAGATGTGAGCGCGCACCAGCGCTGCCTCGGCCGCGTCGGGCACCACCACCGTGTAGCCGACGACCACCCTTTGACGCTCCAGCCGCTCGATGCGGCTCTGCACCGTGGTGCGCGAGAGCTTCAGCGCGCGCGCCAGCTCGGCCACTGGCGTGCGGGCGTTCTCGCGCAAGAGGGCGAGCAGGGCACGGTCGGTCGCGTCGAGGGGGGCATTGGACATAAGTGGGTGATTCGGCTCGTCAGATTGCCGAACTATGGCCTCTGGATCGTCAGAACACCAGCTGCAGATTGCGCGCAGGCTGCCGAAAATCCAGGCACGTCCATCGCACAGGAGCCCGCCATGTCCAGCCCCCATTCCATCCTCGTCATCGGTGGCGGCAAGATCGGCTCGGTGGTCGCCGCGCTGCTGGCCCAGGCCACCGGCGCGCTGCGTTACCAGGTGACGGTGGCCGACCGCTCGGCCGAGCAGCTGGCCGAGCTGAAACGCGAGAACCCGGCGGCTGCGATCGAGACGCTGGTGCTCGACGTGCACGACCCGGCCCAGCTGCGCACCGCCTTGCACGGCAAGTTCGCCGTGCTCAGCGCCGCGCCCTACCACCTGACGGTGAAGGTGGCCGAAGCCGCCCGTGCGGCCGGCGTGCACTACCTCGACCTGACCGAAGACGTGGCCAGCACCCGCCGCATCCGCGAGCTGGCCGAAGGCGCGACGAGTGCGCTCATCCCGCAATGCGGCCTGGCGCCGGGTTTCATCTCCATCGTGGCGGCCGACCTCGCCCGCCGCTTCGACAGCCTCGACAGCGTGCGCATGCGCGTCGGCGCCCTGCCCGCCTACCCGAGCAACGCGCTGAACTACAACCTGACGTGGAGCACCGAGGGCGTCATCAACGAATACTGCGAGCCCTGCGAGGCCATCGTCGACGGCCGCATCACGAGCGTGCCGGCGCTGGAAGAGCGCGAGGAGTTCTCGCTCGACGGCGTGCTCTACGAAGCCTTCAACACCTCGGGCGGCCTGGGCACGCTGTGCGAGTCGCTCGCCGGCCGCGTGCGCACGCTCAACTACCGCACCATCCGCTACCCCGGCCACGCCGCCATCATGAAGGCGCTGCTGCACGACCTGCGGCTGAAGGACCGGCGCGAGGTGCTGAAGGACATCCTCGAGAACGCCCTGCCCGCCACGCTGCAGGACGTGGTGATCGTCTTCGTGACGGTGAGCGGCATGAAGGACGGCCACCTGCAGCAGGAAACCTACGCCCGCAAGATCTACAGCCAGGTGCTGGGCGGGCGGCTGCGCAGCGCCATCCAGGTGACGACTGCGAGCAGCTTGTGCGCGATGCTCGATCTGCTGGCCGAGGGCCACCTGCCGGCATCGGGGTTCGTGCGGCAGGAGGATCTGTCCTTGGCTTCCTTCCTGGCGAATCGGTTCGGGCGGGTATATGGGGCGCAGGAGTTGGCTCGGGCGGCTTGATTTGCGGCTTTCGGCTTTCGGCGGCACCAAGGGGATGGGGTGGGTGAATTCCTCCGTGTCCCCCGCCCCGTCACCACTCCCGTGGTGACGGGGCTCCTCCTTTACCTGCGGAATTCACCCACCCCATCCCCTTGGTGCGAAAGGCCGTGGCATGCGGAGCCTCGGCAAGGCAGTGCGCTTCGCCAAGAGGGCTTGGGGCAAGCGGATTCCGCAGGTAAAGGAGGAGCCGCTGAACACGGGAGTGTTCAGCGGCGGGGGACACGGAGGAATCCGCTTGCCCCAAGCCCTCTTCGCCGCCGAAAGCCATACAACGGTTCTGCACAGCGGGCCAAGTGACAACAAGCACCCCACGATAATTTCGCGATCCGTTCAATGCTTTCCGCCGAGGAGAAATACATGACCCAAGCCTTCATCTGCGACTACGCGCGCACCGCCTTCGGCCGCTACGGCGGCGCGCTCTCGTCGGTGCGCACCGATGACCTCGGCGCCATCCCGCTGAAGGCCCTGATGGAGCGCAATGCCAAGGTCGACTGGGCCGCGGTGGCCGACGTGATCTACGGCTGCGCCAACCAGGCCGGCGAAGACAACCGCAACGTGGCGCGCATGTCGTCGCTGCTCGCCGGCCTGCCCCTCGAGCTGCCCGGCGCCACCATCAACCGCCTCTGCGGCTCGGGCATGGATGCGGTCGGCACCGCCGCACGCGCCATCAAGTCGGGCGAAGCACAGCTGATGCTGGCCGGCGGCGTGGAAAGCATGAGCCGCGCTCCCTTCGTCATGCCCAAGGCCGAGAGCGCCTTCTCGCGCAGCAACGCGGTCTACGACACCACCATCGGCTGGCGATTCGTCAACAAGCTGATGAAGGAGAAGTACGGCGTCGACTCCATGCCCGAGACCGCGGAAAACGTGGCCACCGATTTCAAGATCGAGCGTGACGCGCAGGACCGCATGGCGCTCGCTTCGCAGCTGAAGGCCGTGGCCGCGCAGAAGAGCGGCTTCTTCGATGCCGAGATCGTGCCCGTCACCATCCCGCAGAAGAAGGGCGACGCGATCGTCGTCAAGCAGGACGAGCACCCGCGCGAGACCTCGATCGAAGCACTGGCCAAGCTGAAGGGCGTCGTGCGCCCCGACGGCAGCGTGACCGCCGGCAACGCCTCGGGCGTGAACGACGGCGCGGTGGCCCTGCTGCTCGCCAATGACGCTGCCGCCGGCAAATACGGGCTGACGCCGCGCGCCCGCATCGTCGGCATGGCCACCGCCGGCGTCGCGCCGCGCATCATGGGCATCGGCCCCGCGCCGGCCACCCGCAAGGTGCTGGCCCTCACCGGCCTCAAGCTCGAGCAGATGGACGTGATCGAGCTCAACGAAGCCTTCGCGGCGCAGGGCCTCGCCGTGCTGCGCGACCTCGGCCTGAAGGACGACGACCCGCGCGTGAACCCGAACGGCGGCGCGATTGCGCTGGGCCACCCGCTCGGCGCGAGCGGCGCGCGCCTGGTGGGCACCGCGGTCAACCAGCTGCACAAGACCGGCGGCCGCTATGCGCTGTGCACCATGTGCATCGGGGTGGGCCAGGGCATCGCGCTGATCGTCGAGCGCGTCTGAGCCTCCGAGGCTTTCACCGGCGCCCGCCTCGTGCGGGCGTTTTCGTTTTCAGAGCAGCTGGCGCTGGATCTCGCTGCCGATGGCCGACAGCGGCACGACGCGCTCGGCCCCACCGCGCTTGATCGCTTCCTTCGGCATGCCGAAGACCACGCAGCTCTCTTCGTCCTGCGCCAGCGTGCGGCCCCCCTGGTTGCGCATCTCCAGCAGGCCCGCCGCACCGTCGTCGCCCATGCCGGTCATGATGACGCCGAGCGCGTTCGCACCCGCGCTGCGGGCGACCGAACGGAAGAGCACGTCGACCGAGGGCCGGTGACGGTTCACCAGCGGCCCGTCGACCACCTCCACGTGGTACTGCGCGCCGCTGCGCTTGAGCAGCATGTGGCGGCCACCCGGTGCGATGAGCGCGCGGCCGGGCACCACGCGGTCGTTGTTCTCGGCTTCCTTCACCGTGATCTGGCACAGCGTGTCGAGCCGCGCGGCAAACGCCGCGGTGAATTTCTCGGGCATGTGCTGCACGATCACGATGCCGGGGGACACCCGCGGCAGCGAGGTCAGCACCTCTTCGAGCGCCTGCGTGCCGCCGGTGGAAGTGCCGAGCGCCACCACCCGCTCGGTGGTCGTGGTCATC
This genomic interval carries:
- a CDS encoding chemotaxis response regulator protein-glutamate methylesterase; the encoded protein is MKTTGDDPIRVMVVDDSAVVRQVVTGLLQAVPDMQVIAAVSDPVLAIERLKQSWPDVIVLDVEMPRMDGITFLRMIMSQRPTPVVICSTLTEKGAKTTLEAMSAGAVAIVTKPKLGLKQFLQDASDELVATVRAAARANVRRLAPGAAAAPVVAPAKHTADAILPAATRAMTTTTERVVALGTSTGGTQALEEVLTSLPRVSPGIVIVQHMPEKFTAAFAARLDTLCQITVKEAENNDRVVPGRALIAPGGRHMLLKRSGAQYHVEVVDGPLVNRHRPSVDVLFRSVARSAGANALGVIMTGMGDDGAAGLLEMRNQGGRTLAQDEESCVVFGMPKEAIKRGGAERVVPLSAIGSEIQRQLL
- the pcaF gene encoding 3-oxoadipyl-CoA thiolase translates to MTQAFICDYARTAFGRYGGALSSVRTDDLGAIPLKALMERNAKVDWAAVADVIYGCANQAGEDNRNVARMSSLLAGLPLELPGATINRLCGSGMDAVGTAARAIKSGEAQLMLAGGVESMSRAPFVMPKAESAFSRSNAVYDTTIGWRFVNKLMKEKYGVDSMPETAENVATDFKIERDAQDRMALASQLKAVAAQKSGFFDAEIVPVTIPQKKGDAIVVKQDEHPRETSIEALAKLKGVVRPDGSVTAGNASGVNDGAVALLLANDAAAGKYGLTPRARIVGMATAGVAPRIMGIGPAPATRKVLALTGLKLEQMDVIELNEAFAAQGLAVLRDLGLKDDDPRVNPNGGAIALGHPLGASGARLVGTAVNQLHKTGGRYALCTMCIGVGQGIALIVERV
- a CDS encoding fumarylacetoacetate hydrolase family protein encodes the protein MKWFRFGPEGHERIGALDASGQLRDLSADVPDLHLPSLGLDGLRRLSKLKPEAYPLVPGKPRLGVPYTGISKFVAIGLNYADHAAEAGLPLPKEPIVFLKATTCISGPDDPVLLPPGSVKTDWEVELGVVIGRTARHVSEGEALSYVAGYSVVNDVSEREYQIERGGTWDKGKGCDTFGPIGPYLVTSDEVPDPQALDLWLDVNDVRRQSGSTATMIFGVAQIVSYVSRFMTLLPGDIICTGTPPGVGMGMKPPRFLKPGDVMRLGITGLGEQRQVVK
- a CDS encoding class I SAM-dependent methyltransferase, giving the protein MQAIERALEQRLAPQGVPLAVVLPGGRRLGSADPAVTLRLHELAPLAHLATGQIGHVAEAYVEGRLDIDGSMRDLMEVAAVLVGDAPLAGDAARPLTWWSNLMRTVKSRVRHQLDADAQQVQFHYDVSDEFYALWLDERRVYSCAYWKDPAMTLDGAQAAKLDHICRKLMLREGERFLDIGAGWGGLLLWAAEHYGVRADGITLSKNQHAHVNRLIDERGLRGRVTMNLCDYRDLPEGEPYDSIASVGMFEHVGHANLPVYFHQVRRLLKPGGLLMNHGITAGGTRNHQLGAGMGEFIERYIFPGGELMHLSHVLKVMSEAGLEPVDMENLRPHYARTLWAWSDRLESQLVKARDLTRESVVRAYRLYLAGCAMSFEQGWISLQQMLATRPDHDMTTGNMRGAQSRFPFNREYIYR
- a CDS encoding bifunctional diguanylate cyclase/phosphodiesterase, yielding MSAAGKPSALEHWSALIEGLLDPVWLVDAQTLTILAANTATGQLLGIDAWSLRGRAATDLSATAEDFAFWDEARAGLSEAILSDSVVRRFDGSIVPVTRRVSRIGQMSGSEVLIVTLRDLSAQRAAEEELDTRVAELRATLESSADGILVTDLSGAIRNFNRRFATMWGLPDELLTQRDDRAVQDWMRRSVTDGDQYTRRLNAILDAALLQASDTLTLHSGKVLERVTLPQCSRGQPIGRVFSFRDVTEQLAAQARIEQLSHTDALTGLPNRRLLEDRVEFALAMAQRNGQPFALMVLNLDRFKHVNDTLGMSAGDRVLLEVTERIRSCLRNVDTVARLGGDEFVLLAHQADSAGAEATARRLIDAMGRPFTTEGGDSFTVTCSIGVALCPADGNTLDALMRGAASAMQRAKDSGRASFRFHQAQTEGSRHSRMQMDHAMRQALVSGLFRLHFQPQVDLKTGAVIGAEALIRWRDPVLGEVSPGEFIPVAEESGFIIPIGDWVLSQAVRQAAAWRARGIVMPVSINVSALQFQQPDFIGRVQHELTAAGLPPELLELELTESILIRDAEDALHRLQALHELGVGLAIDDFGTGYSSLGYLKRFPIHRLKIDRSFVSHLPGDTSDQALVNAIVQLGRAMNLTVIAEGVETEPQRQFLLDAGCDEFQGYLYAPALDGASFEARVGVAAAPAATKAPVRLIKK
- a CDS encoding HD-GYP domain-containing protein — translated: MKEVPTPTLIDVAQLRIGMFVHLDGGWMSHPFPLSSFKIGSSAQIATIRSLGKQRVRWSPDKSDPAAVASLTHPHAADDASLHDTVPAEAAVEPIPESPEAAERRQRRDALAAQRESLRVCEQQFAEATSACKRASDAVVTRPAEAREQTEALAQAFVDKMIGQQEMCIRLLTEAAGDKASLHAVNVAVISLLMGKTFGLSAAEMLDVGVGSMLHDIGKIELPERVRHREEHFTPAENQFYQEHVAHGVALAKKMGLSAGATLVIAQHHEHADGSGFPLKLNSDRMTIGSRIVSLVNRYDNMCNPHLPSRALTPHEALSLLFAQGKNRYDTAILGGFIKMMGVYPPGSVVQLTDDRYAMVVSVNSARPLKPRVMVHEPKVPRDEALLLNLENEPRLGIRRSLKPQQLPTESLDYLSPRTRVAYFFEPDVVPLEEAA
- a CDS encoding saccharopine dehydrogenase family protein, whose translation is MSSPHSILVIGGGKIGSVVAALLAQATGALRYQVTVADRSAEQLAELKRENPAAAIETLVLDVHDPAQLRTALHGKFAVLSAAPYHLTVKVAEAARAAGVHYLDLTEDVASTRRIRELAEGATSALIPQCGLAPGFISIVAADLARRFDSLDSVRMRVGALPAYPSNALNYNLTWSTEGVINEYCEPCEAIVDGRITSVPALEEREEFSLDGVLYEAFNTSGGLGTLCESLAGRVRTLNYRTIRYPGHAAIMKALLHDLRLKDRREVLKDILENALPATLQDVVIVFVTVSGMKDGHLQQETYARKIYSQVLGGRLRSAIQVTTASSLCAMLDLLAEGHLPASGFVRQEDLSLASFLANRFGRVYGAQELARAA
- a CDS encoding Lrp/AsnC family transcriptional regulator is translated as MSNAPLDATDRALLALLRENARTPVAELARALKLSRTTVQSRIERLERQRVVVGYTVVVPDAAEAALVRAHIFITVAPRQSAAIEQALRRIAEVRVLHSVSGPFDLIAVVAAHSIGELDALIDRIGALDGVERTTSAIVLSTRIER
- a CDS encoding YbhB/YbcL family Raf kinase inhibitor-like protein translates to MKLTSTSWKNGAFIPTRYAAGKPGAEGPTMSDNVNPQFAWSEVPAGTQSFALICHDGDVPSKGDDVNKPDREVPSDLPRTDFFHWVLTDLPASLREIREGEFSSGGLTPKGKPGPATLHGARHGLNDYTGWFAGDPAMAGQYFGYDGCFPPFNDALLHQYVFTLYALSVPKVAVEGAFTGAQLREAIAPHVLARASYVGLYTLNKKFLA
- a CDS encoding DUF1840 domain-containing protein, with product MIYKFKSKAAGDVIMMGPSGDQVLRLIGKEPSAKGIIEPAQMPAAMKALEAAIAAEDAARKEAAEDDDAKPGKGDGISLRQRAWPLVEMMKRAHAANENIVWGV